CCCCGCCCCCCCATCCCTCCCAGCCCGCCGCGCAGGTGGAGGACCGGGTTTTCGCCAAGACCGTTCCCATGACGGTGCGCGAGGCGCTCCGCGACGCCATGGCGGAGGAAATGCGCCGCGATCCCAACGTCTTCCTGATGGGCGAGGAGGTCGGCCAGTACCAGGGCGCCTACAAGGTCAGCCAGGGCCTGCTGGACCAGTTCGGCCCGCAGCGGGTGATCGACACCCCGATCACCGAACACGGTTTCGCCGGCTTGGCGGTGGGCGCCGCCTTCGCCGGCCTGAAGCCCATCGTGGAATTCATGACCTTCAATTTCTCCATGCAGGCCATCGACCACATCATCAATTCGGCGGCCAAGACGCTTTACATGTCGGGCGGCCAGATGGGTTGCCCCATCGTCTTTCGCGGCGCCAACGGCGCGGCGTCCCGGGTGGCGGCCCAGCATTCCCAGTGCTTCGCCTCCTGGTACGCCCACGTTCCCGGACTCAAGGTGGTGGCGCCCTACTGCGCCGCCGACGCCAAGGGCCTGCTGAAGGCCGCCATCCGCGATCCCAATCCGGTGATCTTCCTGGAAAACGAGATCATGTACGGCCATACCTTCGACGTGCCGGAAGACCCGGACTTCGTCCTGCCCATCGGGAAGGCGAAGATCGAACGGGCCGGTTCCGACGTCACCATCACCGCCTTCTCGCGCATGGTGGGCGTGGCCCTGGCCGCCGCCGAGGACCTGGCC
The Magnetospirillum sp. WYHS-4 genome window above contains:
- a CDS encoding pyruvate dehydrogenase complex E1 component subunit beta, whose amino-acid sequence is PPPHPSQPAAQVEDRVFAKTVPMTVREALRDAMAEEMRRDPNVFLMGEEVGQYQGAYKVSQGLLDQFGPQRVIDTPITEHGFAGLAVGAAFAGLKPIVEFMTFNFSMQAIDHIINSAAKTLYMSGGQMGCPIVFRGANGAASRVAAQHSQCFASWYAHVPGLKVVAPYCAADAKGLLKAAIRDPNPVIFLENEIMYGHTFDVPEDPDFVLPIGKAKIERAGSDVTITAFSRMVGVALAAAEDLAKEGIAAEVVNLRTLRPLDTATLVASVAKTNRLVSVEEGWAYAGIGAELAAIMMEQAFDHLDAPVLRVTGADVPMPYAANLERLALPQVADIVKAAKAVCYR